GCTTCGGCAATGGATGCTTCGTCGCGCACATCGAGCACAAGCGCCTGCGCATCCAGGTGCGCGGCCCGGAACTGGTTCAGTGCCTGGTTGAGGCTTGCTTCGTGGCGGGCCGTAAGTACGACCGAGGCCCCGGCCGCCGCCAGGGCCTCGGCCATTGCCAGGCCCAGGCCTCTGGAAGCGCCGGTAATCAGGGCTTTCCTGCCGGTTAGCGTGGAGCTGCGGGTCATAGTGCTATATCGTTAGGGCAGCTACTACCTCGCTTATTGCCAGCGTTTTCTCCTCGCCGGTTTTCATAATTTTAATCTTGGCCACGCCGGCGGCCAGCTCCTCGGGGCCCAGCACCAACACCAGCGGAATACCTTTGGCATCAGCATATTTAAACTGCTTTTGCAGCTTGCCCGCGTCGGGGTAGAGCTCGGCCGGAATGCCGGCGGCGCGCAGCTCGGCCAGCAGCGGCAGGGCGGCACGGCCGGCCGCCGCGCTGAAGTGCGTGAGCAGCACCCGCGTGGGTGTTTCGCCGGTTTCGGTAAACAGGTTCAGGGTTTCGAGGCAGTCGTAGAGGCGGTCGACGCCAAACGAGAAGCCTACGCCCGACACGCCCGGCAGGCCAAACGCGCCGGTGAGGTTGTCGTAGCGTCCGCCGCCGCTCACGCTGCCCATGGCTACGTTGTTGATTTTTACTTCAAAGATGCAGCCCGTATAGTAGCTCAGGCCCCGCGCCAGCGTGGGGTCAAACTCCAGGCGGTCGAACTGCCGGAAACCACTGGCAACCAGCAAGTCGCGCACCTCGGCCAGCTCGTTGAGGCCCCGGTAAAAGGCGGCGTCATCGTCGTCTTCGCTGGTGGCGCCCGGGCGCTGGCCGTCGGGCTCCACGCCGGCCGTGACGAAGCCGGCCAGCAGGCGCTCCAGCTTCTCGCCGTAGTCGCCGCTCACGCTCAGCAGGGCGAAGAGCGTGTCGATAGTTGGCTCCGAAAAGCCTTTTTCCAGCAATTCCTTGCTCACGCCCTCGCGCCCGATTTTGTCGAGCTTGTCGATGGCCACGAATAAGTCGGTTTCCTTACCCTCGCCGCCCAGCGCCTGGTAAATATTGCGCAGCACGCCCCGGTGGTTGATTTTAATGGTAAAATCCTCCAGGCCCAACCCATTGAGCACCTGGGCCATCATCAGCACAATCTCGGCTTCGCAGAGCAGCGAGTCGGTGCCTACTACGTCGGCATCGCACTGGTAAAACTCGCGGTAGCGGCCGCGCTGGGGGCGGTCGGCGCGCCACACGGGCTGCATCTGGTAGCGCTTGAAGGGGAAGGTGAGCGTGCCCCGGTTCATGGCCACGTAGCGGGCAAAAGGTACCGTGAGGTCGTAGCGCAGGCCTTTTTCGGCAATCTTGGGCAGCACGGCCCTGGGGCCGGCTTCGAGGTCGGCGGCCGTCACGAGCGGCGTGATTTCGCCCCGGCGCTCTTTTACCAGAAAGTTACCGGAGTTCAGTACTTTAAACAATAGCTGGTCGCCCTCGTCGCCGTACTTGCCGGTGAGTACCGACAGGTTTTCGAGCGTCGGGGTTTCGAGCGGGGCGTAGCCAAAGGTTTCGAACGTGCGCCGGATGACGTTGAAAATGTGCTGACGGCGGGCCACCTGGGCCGGCCCAAAATCGCGGGTGCCTTGCGGAATGCTGGGTTTTTCCATTACCCCGCAAAGGTAGGTTTGACAGGGAGCAATGATATAGCGCGCCGTGAGTAATGACTGTTAAGGCAAACCCTGCGTATGTGGGGCACCTTCTTTAATTTGCCTTCATACAATGCTTCGTCTTTACGCCTGCCTGGTGCTGGTGCTGACCCTGGCCGCCCCGGCCGCCGCCCAAAATACCAAGCTGCTGAACGATACGCTGACCAATAAGCGGCAGTTCAACCTGTTTCACCCAACGCCCCGCGCCGTGATGCGGCCCATGGTGCCCGACCGCCCCGGCATTACCGAAAGTCCCTACTCGGTTGATGCGGGGCATTTGCAGTACGAGTCTGACGTGCTGCGCCTGCTCACCCGGCGCGAGGGTACCGCTTATGGCCACGACTGGTACGGTAACCACTTCCTGGCGAAAGTGGGTCTCACCGACCGCACCGATTTTCAGGTGGCCCTCGATATGTATACCGATACCCGCAACTACGATTCGGCCGACCCTACTGCCACAGTAGTGGCACATGGCGTGGGCGATATCACCCTGCGCGTGAAGCAGACGCTGGTAGGCGACGACGACAGCCGCTGGGCCCTGGGCCTCATTGGCTACGTGCAGCTGCCTACCGGCGGCTTGGTGGGCGATGGCGGCTACGAGCCCGGCCTGACGATGCCCGCCGTATTTCAATGCACCCAGAAGTGGAGCGTGGGCGGCCAGGTGGCGGCCCACCTCTACTACGACCGCTCAGTGAGCCAGCATTATGTGCAGCTCACCCCCACGCTCACCACCGACTACCAGTTTACGAAAGTCTTTCAATCCTTTGTAGAGCTGGTGGGGTACTGGGACTTACGCCAGGCCGCCTGGCGCAGCTCTATTAATGTGGGGCCGCAGCTCGACATCTCGGACAATGTGCAGCTTGATTTTGGGACCCACCTGCCCATTACGCACTCCGTAGACAGAGAATATTTTCTGGGTATCAGCTTCAGAAGGTAAGCGCTGGCTAGCTGGCCGGGGCACCAAAAAGCCCCGCTACCTTGCTGGTAGCGGGGCTTTCCTGGGGGCGGATTAGCCGGCCTTTTTGGGCACAAAAAGCAAGCTAAAGCTTACGCTGCCCGCTCTACGGCTTGGCCGAATCGACGACTACGCGGGCATCGCGCTGGGCCAGGGCCCAGGCGGTGTGAAACACGAGCTGGTCGCGGCGGGCCATGGCCGGGAAGTCGATTTTATCCACGTCGTCGGTTTCCTTGTGGTAGTCGGGGTGCAGGCCGCTGGTGTAAAAAATAACCGGCACCTTGTGCTTGGCAAAGTTGTAATGGTCGGAGCGGTAGTAGATGTGCTCGGGGTCGGCAGGGTCGTTGTATTTATAGTCGAGGGCCACCGGGTTGTACTGCTGGTTGGTAGCCTCGCTGAGCGTATGCAGCTCCGACGACAGCTTATCATCGCCCACCAGGTACACGTAGTCGCCCTTGCCCTCGTGCTCCTTATCCACGCGGCCCACCATGTCGATGTTGAGGTCGGTGACCGTGTTTTCGAGCGGGAAGATGGGGTGGTCGGTGTAGTACTGCGACCCGAGCAGGCCCTCTTCCTCGCCCACGTTGGCCAGGAACAAGAGGCTACGGCGCGGACCGTGGCCATCTTTTTTGGCCTGCGTAAAGGCGCGGGCCATAGCCAGCACGCTCACCGTGCCCGAGCCATCGTCGTCGGCACCGTTGAAGACCACGCCGTTCTTGATGCCCAGGTGGTCGTAGTGCGCCGAAATGACCACGATTTCATCTTTCTTATCGCTGCCTTCGAGGTAGCCCAGCACGTTTTCGGTGGTGAAGGGCTCGCGCTTTTTCACCGCGTGCACGGTGGCCGTGGCGGGCTTGAAGGGCGAAGCTACCGGCTTGCCGGCGGCGGCTACGCTTTGCCCGTACCTGGCCAGGCCGGCTGGCGTGGTGCCGAGCAGCGCCGCCCCCATCTCGGGCGATACCACGAACAGGTTCTGGCCCCGCTGGGGCTTGGCATCGGCAAACTCCATCTGCTCCTCCCCAAAAATCTGGCTCATCAGCTTCGGCACCTCGGCAAAGGCGGCGGCCGTGGGCTCAATCATAAACACGGAGGCCGGCTGCGCCGTGCGCAGGCTGGGCACGCGGCCCATCAGCTCGCCCATACCGGGCGTGCCGTAGGGGCTGGGCTCATCGCCCTTGGCCAGCAGGGGCTTGCCGGCTTTGGTAAGCGGCTCGCCCAGCAGCATCACCAGGTCTTTGCCCTTGAGGTTGCCGGCGGCGGCATAGTCGGAGTAGCCCTCGGCCCCGATGCCGTAGCCCACGAACGTGGGCGTAACCGGCGCGGCCTTGGCATACTTGCCATCTGCCAAGGCATAAAAATCCTTGCCCAGCACGTAGGTTTTACCCTTGATAACTACCGAAGTCGCCGGGTCCACACTCACCCGGTTCATGGTAAAATGTTGAATATAGGGGTTGTCCGAGTCTTTGACCGGGCCGGCCAGCCCATCGGCTGCAAAGGCTTTGGCGATGTAGTCGGCGGCCATTTTCTGGCCCTTGGCGCCGGTTTCGCGGCCCTCATAAGCATCGGAGGCCAGCACCGACAGGTCGGCTTTCAGCGCATCGGGCGTGATGGTGGCGGCGTAAGGCAGGCTCCAGTCGGTGGGGGCGGCATCGGCAGTAGCCGGCGCATCGGCCGGGGCGGCGTGGTGGCCAGGCTTGGTCTTGATTTTAACCTTGCCCGACGTGGGCGCCGGTACCGCAGGCTGGGCCAGGGCAGCCGTGGAGAGGCCGAGCGCGGCCGCCAGCAAAAAGTGTTTTCGCATGAGAAAAGCAGGTGGTGTGAGAAAAAAGTAGGGGTGCTAAGGTAAAGCCGCCCAGCTGGGCAGCGCTTGCTCATTGAGGGAGAAAACACCTTCCGCTGCCGCGACGAAGTTTAGTAAAATGCCCGCCCGAGGCCCAAAACGCAACACCCTGCCGCCCCCCGCTGCCCTATAAAGTCTTCGCGCCAGGCAGCCGGCGGCAGCAAGATGCTACGTTTTGGGCGGGTAGGGCTAGCGGCGGGGCTGTGCCTGGGCCAGGGTAGCCGGCGCGGCCGGCAGGTGCGCCCGGTCGAGCACCACCAGCACCCGTTCGCCCTGGGCCACGGCCTCGGCTACCTGACGCTGCAGGCGCTGGGCACGATACTCGCGCACCTGGGCCTCGATGGCGGCCATAAAGGTGGCCGCCTGGCCGCTGGGGCCAGCCGTGGCGGCCCGCTCCCAGTGGCCGCTGGGGCACTGCGCGCGGTAGGTGGCTTGCAGCGCGGCTACGTTTGGCACCACTTGCTCGGTGCCCGGCAGCCAGTGCGCGCTTTGGGCGATGAGGGCCGCCACGGCCTGCCGCACCTGAGCCCGCGAGGCCCCGGTGCTCAGCTGGTACTGGCGGGCGACCCGCAGCAGGTAGTACAGCTTGAGCTGCGCGGGCTCGAGGCGGGCGCGCAGGTAGTCGTATTCGGCCACCGGGTCGTCGAGGCGCTCGGCCTTGGCGCCGTGCTGCTGGGCCAGGTAGCGGGCATAGCCCGACTCGCCCAGGCGGGTAATGGTAAGGGATTCGCTGCTATCGACGCCCAGGTCAGGCTTTTCAAAGAAAACCAGCGTGGGCTTGCTGGCTTCAACTACCTGCCGCAGCCGGGCAAACTGCTCGTGCTGGGTGTTGTGCGAGGTTTCGACGCCGAAGTAGGTGACCGTGCCGGCAGCAGGTGTAGCCGGACGGCTGGCGGCTGGGTGGCAGCCCACCAGCTCGCGCAGGTCGGGGTCGGGAGCGGTGAAGGCGAAAGACTGCGCGAAGGCGCCGGTAGCGGGCAGCAGCGCGGCGGCGAGCAACAAAGCGGTGGTTTTCATATGAGCAAAGAATAAAGGGTTAAGAAAAAGAAGGGCAACAGGAGGCCGGGTAGCCGTTGGGAGGCTCCAAAAAAGGGTTGTATTCCAGGTAGTTGGAAATAATTAGCCGCCGAAGCCGCCGCTGCTGCTGGGGGCCGCGT
The sequence above is drawn from the Hymenobacter baengnokdamensis genome and encodes:
- the hisS gene encoding histidine--tRNA ligase; translated protein: MEKPSIPQGTRDFGPAQVARRQHIFNVIRRTFETFGYAPLETPTLENLSVLTGKYGDEGDQLLFKVLNSGNFLVKERRGEITPLVTAADLEAGPRAVLPKIAEKGLRYDLTVPFARYVAMNRGTLTFPFKRYQMQPVWRADRPQRGRYREFYQCDADVVGTDSLLCEAEIVLMMAQVLNGLGLEDFTIKINHRGVLRNIYQALGGEGKETDLFVAIDKLDKIGREGVSKELLEKGFSEPTIDTLFALLSVSGDYGEKLERLLAGFVTAGVEPDGQRPGATSEDDDDAAFYRGLNELAEVRDLLVASGFRQFDRLEFDPTLARGLSYYTGCIFEVKINNVAMGSVSGGGRYDNLTGAFGLPGVSGVGFSFGVDRLYDCLETLNLFTETGETPTRVLLTHFSAAAGRAALPLLAELRAAGIPAELYPDAGKLQKQFKYADAKGIPLVLVLGPEELAAGVAKIKIMKTGEEKTLAISEVVAALTI
- a CDS encoding transporter, with the protein product MLRLYACLVLVLTLAAPAAAQNTKLLNDTLTNKRQFNLFHPTPRAVMRPMVPDRPGITESPYSVDAGHLQYESDVLRLLTRREGTAYGHDWYGNHFLAKVGLTDRTDFQVALDMYTDTRNYDSADPTATVVAHGVGDITLRVKQTLVGDDDSRWALGLIGYVQLPTGGLVGDGGYEPGLTMPAVFQCTQKWSVGGQVAAHLYYDRSVSQHYVQLTPTLTTDYQFTKVFQSFVELVGYWDLRQAAWRSSINVGPQLDISDNVQLDFGTHLPITHSVDREYFLGISFRR
- a CDS encoding M28 family peptidase is translated as MRKHFLLAAALGLSTAALAQPAVPAPTSGKVKIKTKPGHHAAPADAPATADAAPTDWSLPYAATITPDALKADLSVLASDAYEGRETGAKGQKMAADYIAKAFAADGLAGPVKDSDNPYIQHFTMNRVSVDPATSVVIKGKTYVLGKDFYALADGKYAKAAPVTPTFVGYGIGAEGYSDYAAAGNLKGKDLVMLLGEPLTKAGKPLLAKGDEPSPYGTPGMGELMGRVPSLRTAQPASVFMIEPTAAAFAEVPKLMSQIFGEEQMEFADAKPQRGQNLFVVSPEMGAALLGTTPAGLARYGQSVAAAGKPVASPFKPATATVHAVKKREPFTTENVLGYLEGSDKKDEIVVISAHYDHLGIKNGVVFNGADDDGSGTVSVLAMARAFTQAKKDGHGPRRSLLFLANVGEEEGLLGSQYYTDHPIFPLENTVTDLNIDMVGRVDKEHEGKGDYVYLVGDDKLSSELHTLSEATNQQYNPVALDYKYNDPADPEHIYYRSDHYNFAKHKVPVIFYTSGLHPDYHKETDDVDKIDFPAMARRDQLVFHTAWALAQRDARVVVDSAKP